From a region of the Burkholderia lata genome:
- a CDS encoding LysR family transcriptional regulator has translation MKDVFRQLDLNLLRVFAALMAEGNVTRAAERLALSQSAVSNALRRLRESLGDVLFEKTVSGVRPTARARELWSAVQPHFDALKQAISPDQFDPQEHRGTFTIAMSDYSVERIMPRLAHFMGEHAPSMRIELTPFSVADLPAMFDRGGVDLAIGGYLNDSSPSSGVRTHEMWPIHWSCLMRKDHPLAKGPLTLKRFLAARHLDVGFSGMRVPVYDSLLSAHGLQRNLVLTLNAYSPALAIIRESDFIGVLPTTLLDLSIHEKELVSRQPPVRMPARPYCVIWHQRWDSHPAHRWLRQTIVSLFTRPAEQPGDAVRSPKRRAAR, from the coding sequence ATGAAGGATGTGTTCCGCCAGCTCGACCTCAACCTGCTGCGCGTGTTCGCGGCATTGATGGCCGAAGGCAACGTCACGCGCGCCGCCGAGCGGCTGGCGCTTTCACAGTCGGCGGTCAGCAATGCATTGCGCAGGCTGCGCGAATCGCTCGGCGACGTGCTGTTCGAGAAGACCGTCTCGGGCGTACGCCCGACCGCGCGGGCCCGCGAGCTGTGGTCGGCAGTCCAGCCGCACTTCGACGCATTGAAGCAGGCGATCTCGCCGGACCAGTTCGACCCGCAAGAGCATCGCGGCACCTTCACGATCGCGATGTCGGACTACTCGGTCGAGCGCATCATGCCGCGCCTCGCGCACTTCATGGGCGAGCATGCGCCATCGATGCGGATCGAGCTCACGCCGTTCAGCGTCGCCGACCTGCCGGCCATGTTCGACCGTGGCGGTGTCGACCTCGCGATCGGCGGGTACCTGAACGACTCGAGCCCGAGCAGCGGCGTGCGCACGCACGAGATGTGGCCGATCCACTGGAGCTGCCTGATGCGCAAGGATCACCCGCTCGCGAAGGGGCCGCTCACGCTGAAACGCTTTCTCGCGGCGCGACATCTCGACGTCGGGTTTTCCGGCATGCGGGTGCCGGTGTACGACAGCCTGCTCTCCGCGCACGGCCTGCAGCGCAATCTCGTCCTCACGCTGAATGCGTACTCGCCCGCGCTGGCGATCATCCGGGAGTCGGACTTCATCGGCGTGCTGCCGACCACGCTGCTTGATCTGTCGATCCATGAAAAGGAACTGGTGTCGCGGCAACCGCCGGTGCGCATGCCCGCGCGGCCTTACTGCGTGATCTGGCATCAGCGCTGGGACAGCCATCCCGCGCACCGCTGGCTGCGGCAGACAATCGTGTCGCTGTTCACGCGCCCGGCGGAGCAGCCGGGTGACGCCGTGCGTTCGCCCAAGCGACGCGCCGCCCGCTAG
- a CDS encoding MFS transporter, which yields MKEDAVNPAGAIALDRLSVAAQPSARAGTMRDVAAAAAGNALEWFDFVIYGYFASVIAKLFFPVAGQVGSLLLATATFGVGFVVRPLGSVVLGLYGDRYGRKAAMSMTIWLMLAGTAAIAVAPPYAQAGWLGATILVLARLVQGFAASGEFGSTVAFLAEKAPPHRRHFFVSLQMSSTMLAIVLGGTIGTILTTSLSAHQLESWGWRVPFVVGLLIGPVGFYIRRSVSETDAFVHGEALPVSQVLKRLFGEHLASFLAAIGVTIVSTAAFYMYLIYMPTFAVKQLGLPMSAPFMSTTVAGIVMVAIAPVAGLLGDVWRRPVAMVAAAIVVLSAITLPLYLWVIASPSLRNLLIMQAAAAAPMGVLVGLVPALSARAFPAAVRSTGLAVSYNIPTTVFGGFSPLIVTWLIATTHNKASPALYIVAMSVVSLVALLGFRRMPSE from the coding sequence ATGAAAGAGGATGCAGTGAATCCGGCCGGCGCCATCGCGCTCGATCGCCTTTCGGTTGCGGCACAGCCGTCTGCGCGGGCCGGCACGATGCGCGACGTCGCGGCGGCCGCCGCAGGCAACGCGCTCGAATGGTTCGACTTCGTGATCTACGGCTATTTCGCCAGCGTGATCGCGAAGCTGTTTTTCCCGGTGGCCGGGCAGGTCGGGTCGCTGTTGCTCGCGACGGCGACCTTCGGCGTGGGGTTCGTCGTGCGGCCGCTCGGCAGTGTCGTGCTCGGGCTGTACGGCGACCGGTATGGCCGCAAGGCCGCGATGTCCATGACGATCTGGCTGATGCTGGCCGGCACGGCCGCGATCGCGGTGGCGCCGCCGTATGCGCAGGCCGGCTGGCTCGGCGCGACGATCCTCGTGCTGGCGCGGCTCGTGCAGGGCTTCGCGGCATCGGGCGAATTCGGCAGCACCGTTGCGTTCCTCGCGGAAAAGGCGCCGCCGCATCGACGCCATTTCTTCGTGAGCCTGCAGATGTCGAGCACGATGCTGGCCATCGTGCTGGGCGGCACGATCGGCACGATCCTGACGACGTCGCTCAGCGCGCACCAACTCGAAAGCTGGGGCTGGCGCGTGCCGTTCGTGGTTGGCCTGCTGATCGGCCCGGTCGGCTTCTACATCCGCAGGAGCGTGTCGGAAACCGATGCGTTCGTGCACGGCGAAGCGCTGCCGGTTTCGCAGGTGCTCAAGCGCCTGTTCGGCGAGCACCTCGCGTCGTTCCTCGCGGCGATCGGCGTGACGATCGTCAGTACGGCCGCGTTCTACATGTATTTGATCTACATGCCGACATTCGCGGTGAAGCAGCTCGGGTTGCCGATGTCCGCGCCGTTCATGAGCACGACGGTCGCCGGCATCGTGATGGTGGCGATCGCGCCGGTCGCGGGCCTGCTCGGCGACGTCTGGCGCCGGCCGGTCGCGATGGTCGCCGCCGCGATCGTCGTGCTGTCCGCGATCACGCTGCCGCTCTATCTGTGGGTCATCGCGAGCCCTTCGCTGCGCAACCTGCTGATCATGCAGGCCGCTGCCGCCGCGCCGATGGGCGTGCTCGTCGGGCTGGTGCCCGCGCTGTCCGCGCGGGCATTCCCGGCCGCGGTGCGCAGCACCGGGCTCGCGGTGTCGTACAACATCCCGACGACGGTCTTCGGCGGCTTTTCCCCGCTGATCGTCACGTGGCTGATCGCAACCACGCACAACAAGGCGTCGCCGGCGCTGTACATCGTCGCGATGTCGGTCGTGAGCCTGGTCGCGCTGCTCGGGTTCCGGCGCATGCCGAGCGAATAA
- a CDS encoding LysE family translocator, with amino-acid sequence MSVHAFFSANLLLAYTAYFIGTASPGPSNLAIMSVAANQGRKAALAFALGVISGSMFWATVAALGVSAALLAWSKLLVAIKLFGGLYLLWLAFKSGRTAWSGKAASSLNAAGEQRLSRFYGRGAMLHLTNPKAILVWVSIVALSSNGAGASHGAVVPGCLVIGSLVFGGYALVFSMDGARRLYVRGRRAMEACLAVVFGVAGIRLLVSNV; translated from the coding sequence ATGAGCGTCCACGCCTTCTTCTCGGCCAACCTGCTGCTGGCCTACACGGCCTATTTCATTGGCACCGCCAGCCCCGGGCCGAGCAATCTCGCGATCATGTCGGTCGCCGCGAACCAGGGCCGCAAGGCGGCGCTCGCGTTCGCGCTCGGCGTCATTTCCGGGTCGATGTTCTGGGCGACGGTGGCGGCGCTCGGCGTGTCGGCCGCGCTGCTGGCGTGGTCGAAGCTGCTGGTCGCGATCAAGCTCTTCGGCGGGCTGTACCTGCTGTGGCTCGCGTTCAAGTCGGGGCGCACGGCGTGGTCGGGCAAGGCGGCGTCGTCGCTGAACGCGGCGGGCGAGCAGCGGCTGTCGCGCTTCTATGGTCGCGGCGCGATGCTGCACCTGACCAATCCCAAAGCGATCCTCGTGTGGGTGTCGATCGTCGCGCTGTCGTCGAACGGCGCGGGCGCGTCGCACGGCGCCGTCGTGCCGGGCTGCCTCGTGATCGGGAGCCTGGTATTCGGCGGCTATGCACTCGTATTCTCGATGGACGGTGCGCGCCGGCTCTACGTGCGCGGCCGTCGTGCGATGGAAGCGTGTCTCGCCGTCGTGTTCGGCGTGGCCGGGATCCGGCTGCTGGTGTCGAACGTGTGA
- a CDS encoding LysR family transcriptional regulator, which yields MRKFKIPNMGALVAFEAAARHESFTHAAKELFLTESAVSRQIATLEASLGVRLFARVKQRVVLTRAGKLYGTQVRRALEALDRDTLSIIAHGSGGGYLELAVLPTFASHWLIPRIKSFYDRTPDVRVNMGSRTDLFSFEDTHFEAAIHYGKPTWPGTSSDYLFGEEVVPICSPALLDGPVKSVEDLLAYPLLHSTTRPGAWAQWFETHGVEDIRTMQGVRYELHTMLISAAAAGLGIALVPKFFVEEQLQQLGLVVPCDAATVGDSAYYLVYPTEFSHSKPLELFRGWLLEQASAYAAPGSEENDVEDGEDDDDVE from the coding sequence ATGCGCAAATTCAAGATTCCCAACATGGGCGCGCTCGTGGCTTTCGAAGCCGCCGCGCGCCACGAAAGCTTCACCCACGCGGCCAAGGAGCTGTTCCTGACCGAAAGCGCGGTATCGCGCCAGATCGCGACGCTCGAGGCCAGCCTCGGCGTGCGGCTGTTCGCCCGCGTGAAGCAGCGGGTCGTGCTGACGCGCGCCGGCAAGCTGTACGGCACGCAGGTGCGCCGCGCGCTGGAGGCGCTCGACCGCGACACGCTGTCGATCATCGCGCACGGCAGCGGCGGCGGCTACCTGGAGCTGGCGGTGCTGCCGACCTTCGCGTCGCACTGGCTGATTCCGCGCATCAAGAGCTTCTACGACCGCACGCCCGACGTGCGCGTGAACATGGGTAGCCGCACCGACCTGTTCTCGTTCGAGGACACCCACTTCGAGGCCGCGATCCACTACGGCAAGCCGACCTGGCCCGGCACGTCGTCGGATTACCTGTTCGGCGAGGAAGTGGTGCCGATCTGCTCGCCGGCGCTGCTCGACGGGCCCGTGAAAAGCGTCGAGGATCTGCTCGCGTACCCGCTGCTGCACTCGACGACACGCCCCGGCGCGTGGGCGCAGTGGTTCGAGACGCACGGCGTCGAGGACATCCGCACGATGCAGGGCGTGCGCTACGAGCTGCACACGATGCTGATCAGCGCGGCCGCAGCCGGACTCGGCATCGCGCTCGTGCCGAAGTTCTTCGTCGAGGAACAGTTGCAGCAGCTCGGGCTGGTGGTGCCGTGCGATGCGGCAACCGTCGGCGATTCCGCGTACTACCTCGTGTATCCGACGGAGTTCAGCCACAGCAAGCCGCTGGAGCTGTTTCGCGGCTGGCTGCTCGAGCAGGCGAGCGCGTATGCGGCGCCGGGGAGTGAGGAAAACGACGTGGAGGATGGTGAAGACGACGACGACGTCGAGTAA
- a CDS encoding M24 family metallopeptidase, whose protein sequence is MKLTPTFAPPSEAELKGRLDRVRARMAEAGLDRYVAFSPDNIYYLTNFANIVHERPFVLVISRSGPPQFVVPQLEQPHVRTRSIGELELIPYFEFPAPAGREWSDRFKALFGPGERVGVESVCPLQVYAQTPGERVCIDIIDDVRMIKSDYEIDRHVYACGIATDAHNLLLNEARPGLGMAEMSSRIRGYIMQRLLADDPSLNPSATRIVAVFQPGSVSHDPHNFSNIDMRMEEGGPHVSIVNAVMNGYGAEVERTFFLGHVPDAARRAFDVMSEGRRIAFDAAMPGALLSDVDRKVNDYFRRAGMGDRMLHRTGHGMGVTAHEAPFFAEGYDRPIEKGMCLTIEPGIYIEGVGGFRHSDTVLIGDEGPVQLTGGPLDLDALTFPVRA, encoded by the coding sequence ATGAAGCTCACACCCACCTTCGCGCCGCCGAGCGAGGCGGAACTCAAAGGACGTCTCGACCGCGTGCGCGCACGCATGGCGGAAGCCGGCCTCGATCGTTACGTAGCGTTCTCGCCGGACAACATCTACTACCTGACGAACTTCGCGAACATCGTCCACGAGCGGCCGTTCGTGCTGGTCATCTCGCGCAGCGGCCCACCGCAATTCGTCGTGCCGCAGCTCGAGCAGCCGCATGTGCGGACGCGCTCGATCGGCGAACTCGAGCTGATTCCCTACTTCGAATTCCCGGCGCCGGCCGGGCGCGAATGGAGCGACCGTTTCAAGGCGCTGTTCGGGCCGGGCGAGCGTGTCGGCGTCGAGTCGGTGTGTCCGTTGCAGGTCTATGCGCAGACGCCGGGCGAGCGCGTATGCATCGACATCATCGACGACGTGCGGATGATCAAGTCCGACTACGAGATCGACCGCCACGTGTACGCGTGCGGGATCGCGACCGACGCGCACAACCTGCTGCTGAACGAAGCGCGCCCGGGCCTCGGGATGGCGGAGATGTCGTCGCGCATTCGCGGCTACATCATGCAGCGGCTGCTGGCCGACGATCCGTCGCTGAACCCGTCGGCGACGCGGATCGTCGCGGTGTTCCAGCCGGGCAGCGTGTCGCACGATCCGCACAACTTCAGCAACATCGACATGCGGATGGAGGAGGGCGGCCCGCACGTGTCGATCGTCAATGCGGTGATGAACGGCTACGGCGCGGAAGTCGAGCGGACCTTCTTCCTCGGCCACGTGCCGGACGCGGCGCGACGCGCGTTCGACGTGATGTCGGAGGGGCGGCGGATCGCGTTCGACGCGGCGATGCCGGGCGCGCTGCTGAGCGACGTCGATCGCAAGGTCAACGACTATTTCCGCCGCGCGGGGATGGGCGACCGGATGCTGCACCGGACCGGGCACGGGATGGGCGTCACCGCGCACGAGGCGCCGTTCTTCGCCGAAGGCTACGACCGGCCGATCGAGAAGGGGATGTGCCTGACGATCGAGCCGGGCATCTACATCGAGGGTGTCGGCGGCTTCCGTCATTCCGATACGGTGCTGATCGGCGATGAAGGCCCGGTTCAGCTGACCGGCGGGCCGCTCGATCTCGACGCGTTGACGTTCCCGGTTCGGGCATAG
- a CDS encoding PepSY-associated TM helix domain-containing protein — protein sequence MSTTVERAISPAQSAHAGYRTLWRWHFYAGLFVMPFLVVLAITGTLYCFQPQIEPLLYPHRLVVEPRATPRLDADALLASARTAMPAGATPVSVQVSTAPDRSAEYVFRLRDGSRESVYVNPYDGSVLGTLSVENRFMQIDRMLHRKLLLGKTGELLMELAACWTFVMIGTGIALWWPRGAARVGQALRPDLSLRGRPLWKNLHATAGIWLAAGTVAFILTGLPWSGSWGKNFKALAATVNLGAPEGAWGGGSVRSTRPGAAAAPAPAEAAAPAGHHHESGESMPGMVMDDLPLPQTPWAVGNVPVPHSPSAPTPAPLPLARAIAIVAGLGVTNGYTLALPSGADGVFTASYFPDDPQAERTIYIDQYSGAVLKDIRYDDYGAVSRAVSYGTSLHMGRYFGLANQIICAVLSLGLAAMAVTGTVMWWKRRPARKLGAPSRERGAPPMRGWIAGLVLLGIVFPLMGATIVAVWLIDRLLFGRAARAAA from the coding sequence ATGTCGACCACCGTCGAACGGGCGATCTCGCCCGCCCAATCCGCCCACGCCGGTTACCGGACGCTCTGGCGCTGGCACTTCTATGCCGGCCTGTTCGTCATGCCGTTCCTGGTGGTCCTCGCGATCACCGGAACGCTCTATTGCTTCCAGCCGCAGATCGAGCCGCTGCTGTATCCGCACCGGCTGGTCGTCGAGCCGCGCGCCACACCGCGACTCGATGCCGACGCGCTGCTCGCGAGCGCGCGCACCGCGATGCCGGCCGGCGCGACGCCGGTGTCCGTGCAGGTCTCGACCGCGCCGGACCGCAGCGCCGAATACGTGTTCCGGCTGCGCGACGGCAGCCGCGAGAGCGTGTACGTGAACCCGTACGACGGCAGTGTGCTGGGCACGCTGAGCGTCGAGAACCGCTTCATGCAGATCGACCGGATGCTGCATCGCAAGCTGCTGCTCGGCAAGACGGGCGAGTTGCTGATGGAGCTGGCCGCATGCTGGACCTTCGTGATGATCGGCACCGGCATCGCGCTGTGGTGGCCGCGCGGCGCGGCACGCGTCGGGCAGGCCCTGCGCCCCGACCTGTCGCTGCGCGGCCGGCCGCTGTGGAAAAACCTCCACGCGACGGCCGGCATCTGGCTCGCGGCCGGCACGGTCGCGTTCATCCTGACGGGGCTGCCGTGGTCGGGCTCGTGGGGCAAGAACTTCAAGGCGCTGGCCGCGACCGTCAACCTCGGCGCACCGGAAGGTGCCTGGGGCGGCGGATCGGTGCGCTCGACGCGCCCGGGTGCCGCCGCGGCGCCCGCACCTGCCGAGGCCGCCGCGCCGGCCGGCCATCACCACGAATCCGGCGAGTCGATGCCGGGGATGGTGATGGACGACCTGCCGTTGCCGCAAACGCCGTGGGCGGTCGGCAACGTGCCCGTCCCGCATTCGCCGTCGGCGCCGACGCCGGCACCGCTGCCGCTGGCCCGCGCGATCGCGATCGTCGCGGGCCTCGGCGTGACGAACGGCTACACGCTCGCGCTGCCGTCCGGCGCGGACGGCGTGTTCACCGCGTCGTACTTCCCGGACGACCCGCAAGCCGAGCGGACGATCTACATCGACCAGTACAGCGGGGCCGTGCTGAAGGACATCCGCTACGACGACTACGGCGCGGTATCGCGCGCCGTGTCGTACGGCACGTCGCTGCACATGGGCCGCTACTTCGGGCTCGCGAACCAGATCATCTGCGCGGTGCTGTCGCTCGGGCTCGCCGCGATGGCCGTCACGGGCACCGTGATGTGGTGGAAGCGTCGCCCGGCTCGCAAGCTGGGCGCGCCGTCGCGCGAACGCGGCGCGCCGCCGATGCGCGGCTGGATCGCGGGGCTCGTGCTGCTCGGCATCGTCTTCCCGCTGATGGGCGCGACGATCGTCGCGGTCTGGTTGATCGATCGTCTGCTGTTCGGCCGTGCGGCACGCGCGGCGGCCTGA
- a CDS encoding ankyrin repeat domain-containing protein produces the protein MRARTRRIATGLACLCMGIALSGAAHALEGKEWKLMVAMGDYAANKTPQNLARVRAVLKQGARPYDKTAKQRHAMPDAELTPMGLAVVSQVPDVVALFIASGVAINMPMSPKGWTLLTYAISNATLGELKPDQLETIGLLVGAGANVNALAPSGEPPLAMAANAYTPSPDLVRMLLKSGADARATDPNGYTVLTGRSASDLDLLKLLVDAGADPHAHAKTGLSPLSFVCERRDELNGQPDPTAAERIAILHAPGTPIEPQPGESRGRWVETPLLRAAMAHNPDCVKALLDAGANPDAPALIGAGKEDAGGTVREAVARGAKETPDVYDAGAVALIEAAPRQ, from the coding sequence ATGCGGGCAAGAACGAGAAGAATCGCCACGGGGCTGGCGTGTCTGTGCATGGGCATCGCGTTGTCCGGCGCGGCCCATGCGCTGGAAGGCAAGGAATGGAAGCTGATGGTCGCGATGGGCGACTACGCAGCGAATAAAACCCCGCAGAACCTGGCGCGCGTGCGCGCGGTGCTCAAGCAGGGCGCCCGTCCGTACGACAAGACGGCGAAGCAGCGCCATGCGATGCCGGATGCCGAACTCACACCGATGGGGCTGGCCGTCGTCAGCCAGGTGCCGGACGTCGTCGCGCTGTTCATCGCGTCCGGCGTCGCGATCAACATGCCGATGTCGCCCAAGGGCTGGACGCTGCTGACCTACGCGATCAGCAACGCGACGCTCGGCGAGCTCAAGCCCGACCAGCTCGAAACGATCGGCCTGCTGGTCGGCGCGGGCGCGAACGTCAACGCGCTTGCACCGAGCGGCGAGCCACCGCTGGCGATGGCAGCGAATGCTTACACGCCTTCACCGGACCTCGTCCGGATGCTGCTGAAGTCCGGCGCCGACGCGCGTGCCACCGACCCGAACGGATACACGGTGCTGACCGGACGCTCGGCATCCGATCTGGACCTGCTCAAACTGCTGGTCGACGCCGGCGCCGATCCGCACGCCCATGCGAAGACCGGTTTGTCGCCGCTCAGCTTCGTGTGCGAGCGACGCGACGAACTGAACGGTCAGCCTGACCCGACTGCGGCCGAGCGCATCGCGATCCTCCATGCACCCGGCACGCCGATCGAACCGCAACCGGGCGAATCACGCGGCCGCTGGGTCGAGACGCCGTTGCTGCGCGCGGCGATGGCGCACAACCCGGATTGCGTGAAGGCGCTGCTCGATGCCGGCGCGAATCCCGACGCGCCCGCGCTGATCGGCGCGGGCAAGGAAGACGCTGGCGGTACCGTGCGCGAAGCCGTCGCGCGCGGCGCGAAGGAGACGCCGGACGTCTATGACGCCGGGGCCGTCGCGCTGATCGAAGCCGCGCCGCGCCAATAG
- a CDS encoding DUF2946 domain-containing protein → MRHARRPDSSRAGARHAPTLQARATAWLGLFALVLALVAPLISQLRAAAPDDGLPAAPICSATGNTLVAHAESPAPSASPADSPSDKHFDRCGYCGLLAGHPPLQYAVFLSASPAVRHAPPAPPIPSVRHPSKRYALAARGPPPARA, encoded by the coding sequence GTGCGGCACGCGCGGCGGCCTGATTCATCGCGCGCCGGCGCGCGACACGCGCCGACGCTCCAGGCCCGAGCCACGGCGTGGCTCGGGCTGTTCGCGCTCGTGCTCGCGCTCGTCGCGCCGCTGATCTCGCAACTGCGCGCAGCCGCACCCGATGACGGCCTGCCGGCCGCGCCGATCTGCTCGGCAACCGGCAATACGCTCGTGGCGCACGCGGAATCGCCCGCGCCGTCCGCTTCTCCAGCCGATTCGCCGTCTGACAAGCATTTCGACCGCTGCGGCTATTGCGGCCTGCTTGCCGGCCATCCGCCGCTGCAGTACGCGGTGTTCCTCTCCGCCTCCCCGGCCGTGCGGCATGCGCCGCCCGCGCCACCGATCCCCTCCGTCCGCCACCCGTCGAAGCGCTACGCGCTCGCCGCGCGCGGGCCGCCTCCCGCCCGCGCCTGA
- a CDS encoding NADP-dependent glyceraldehyde-3-phosphate dehydrogenase, translating to MPDSASLQQLFPAFQDIPAEYRLTSPIHQRVSLVDGELRPWDGATKTVLSPVCVRQADGSVEQVEIGSYPVMGETESDAALDAAVRAYDAGRGEWPTMKVEQRIACMQDFIKRMVAQRELVVNLIMWEIGKSLADSQKEFDRTVTYMTQTIDALKELDNANSRFVIAEGTIGQIRRTPLGVVLCMGPYNYPLNETFATLIPALLMGNTVVFKPPQYGTLLFEPLLEAFRDAFPKGVINTIYAPGAVVVPHMLASGKINVLALIGSSKVADHLKKQHPKSHRLRAILGLDAKNAAIVLPDADLDLTVKECLLGALSFNGQRCTALKMLLVHRSIVDEFLKRFTAALEQLKIGMPWEKGVSITPLPGMHRTAYMTDAIDDAKAKGAQVVNHSGGEFSKTLFYPAVVYPVSEGMKLYREEQFGPIIPVATFDDVDTALDYVTTSDHGQQVSIFGSDPAQIGALVDPLVNQVCRVNINCQCQRGPDVFPFAGRKDSAEGTLSVSDALRAFSIRSMVAAKQTDSSKQLLDSIVSDHYSKFINTGFIF from the coding sequence ATGCCCGATTCCGCCTCCCTGCAGCAGTTGTTTCCCGCCTTTCAGGACATCCCCGCCGAGTACCGGCTGACTTCACCGATTCACCAGCGCGTGTCGCTCGTCGACGGCGAGTTACGGCCGTGGGACGGCGCGACCAAGACCGTGCTGTCGCCCGTATGCGTGCGACAGGCGGACGGCAGCGTCGAGCAGGTCGAGATCGGCAGCTACCCGGTGATGGGCGAAACGGAAAGCGACGCGGCGCTCGACGCCGCGGTGCGCGCGTACGACGCCGGCCGCGGCGAGTGGCCGACGATGAAGGTCGAGCAGCGCATCGCGTGCATGCAGGACTTCATCAAGCGAATGGTCGCGCAGCGCGAGCTGGTGGTGAACCTGATCATGTGGGAGATCGGCAAGAGCCTCGCCGATTCGCAGAAGGAGTTCGATCGCACCGTCACGTACATGACGCAGACGATCGACGCGCTGAAGGAGCTCGACAACGCGAATTCGCGCTTCGTGATCGCCGAAGGCACGATCGGCCAGATCCGCCGCACGCCGCTCGGCGTCGTGCTGTGCATGGGCCCGTACAACTATCCGCTGAACGAAACTTTCGCGACGCTGATCCCCGCGCTGCTGATGGGCAACACCGTGGTGTTCAAGCCGCCCCAGTACGGCACGCTGCTGTTCGAGCCGCTGCTCGAAGCGTTCCGCGATGCGTTCCCGAAGGGCGTGATCAACACGATCTACGCACCGGGCGCGGTGGTCGTGCCGCACATGCTCGCGTCGGGCAAGATCAACGTGCTCGCGCTGATCGGGTCGAGCAAGGTGGCCGACCACCTGAAGAAGCAGCACCCGAAATCGCACCGGCTGCGCGCGATCCTCGGCCTCGACGCGAAAAACGCGGCGATCGTGCTGCCCGACGCCGATCTCGACCTCACCGTTAAGGAATGCCTGCTCGGCGCGCTGTCGTTCAACGGCCAGCGCTGCACCGCGCTGAAGATGCTGCTCGTGCACCGCTCGATCGTCGACGAATTCCTGAAGCGCTTCACCGCCGCGCTCGAACAGTTGAAGATCGGCATGCCGTGGGAGAAAGGCGTCAGCATCACGCCGCTGCCGGGCATGCATCGCACCGCGTACATGACGGACGCGATCGACGACGCGAAGGCCAAGGGCGCGCAGGTCGTCAACCATTCGGGCGGCGAGTTCAGCAAGACGCTGTTCTATCCGGCCGTCGTGTACCCGGTGTCGGAAGGGATGAAGCTGTACCGCGAGGAACAGTTCGGGCCGATCATTCCGGTGGCGACGTTCGACGACGTCGACACCGCGCTCGATTACGTGACGACGTCGGATCACGGCCAGCAGGTCAGCATCTTCGGTTCCGATCCGGCGCAGATCGGCGCGCTCGTCGATCCGCTCGTGAACCAGGTGTGCCGCGTGAACATCAACTGCCAGTGCCAGCGCGGGCCCGACGTGTTCCCGTTCGCGGGCCGCAAGGATTCGGCGGAAGGCACGCTGTCGGTGAGCGACGCGCTGCGCGCGTTCTCGATCCGCTCGATGGTCGCGGCGAAGCAGACCGACAGCAGCAAGCAGCTGCTCGATTCGATCGTGTCGGATCACTACTCGAAGTTCATCAATACGGGCTTCATTTTCTGA